A portion of the Thermosediminibacter oceani DSM 16646 genome contains these proteins:
- a CDS encoding ComF family protein — translation MLYVGIKKITGFLLDALFPESPFCAVCGSRLPQGERLLCGSCRDRMEPISQPFCLKCGRPLYCENAVCADCSDKNRYFVGARAWGVYRGVLKQVIHLYKYRGERRLSYLLGLKMLEALERQNWPSFDYLAPVPLHPKRERERGFNQSLLLADVISSKTGIPVFKGLIRARPTEHQTFLEKSSRETNVAGAFAVKDGSAIKEKTLLLIDDVYTTGSTADECSKALLQAGASGVYVLTAARG, via the coding sequence ATGCTGTACGTTGGAATCAAAAAAATTACCGGCTTTTTACTGGATGCCCTTTTCCCTGAAAGCCCCTTTTGCGCTGTGTGCGGCTCCAGGCTGCCGCAGGGTGAGCGCCTGCTCTGCGGTTCGTGCAGGGATAGGATGGAGCCGATAAGCCAGCCGTTTTGCTTAAAATGCGGCCGGCCGCTTTATTGCGAAAATGCGGTATGCGCCGACTGTAGCGATAAAAACCGCTATTTTGTGGGGGCAAGAGCCTGGGGCGTTTACCGGGGCGTTTTAAAACAGGTTATACACCTTTACAAGTACCGGGGAGAGCGCCGCCTGAGCTACTTATTAGGCCTAAAAATGCTCGAGGCTCTCGAAAGACAGAACTGGCCTTCCTTCGACTACCTGGCACCCGTCCCCCTGCACCCGAAAAGGGAGCGAGAGAGGGGGTTCAATCAGTCCCTGCTGCTTGCTGATGTGATCAGCAGCAAGACCGGTATACCTGTTTTCAAAGGCCTCATCAGGGCAAGGCCGACCGAACACCAGACCTTTTTAGAGAAAAGCTCCAGAGAAACCAATGTAGCCGGAGCTTTTGCGGTAAAAGACGGCTCTGCGATAAAAGAAAAGACCCTGCTTCTCATCGATGACGTCTATACTACGGGGAGCACGGCCGATGAATGCTCAAAGGCCCTGCTTCAAGCCGGGGCTTCCGGTGTTTACGTACTGACCGCTGCAAGAGGGTGA
- a CDS encoding nucleoside kinase: MRVFIKGIGERSYEGPVTFLEISREVQAAFSSPVAAAVMGNRVYDLEHTLTGDADIEFLDLSTEIGMRIYLRTLVFIFIKACGDVLPGSRVHVEHSIGDGIYCEVYWKEPIGEDDVESIEKRMRELVDKDIPIVKRRMAVEDAAIEFKKMGWDDKVRVLKYVKKDYVDVYELDGLKGFFPGYLLPSTGYVQWFKLKFYLPGIILQHPRPENPTELPTFKEQPKLFKVIRESERWAHILGVADAGALNDYITSGRAGEIIRIAEALHEKKIAQIADTISENRDMLRVILIAGPSSSGKTTFAQRLMVQLRVNGLRPVSISLDDYFVDRDKTPLDSDGKPDFEALEAIDLKLFNQHLAALIQGKEVYLPKYNFITGKREFQKFPVKIDKDQPILVEGIHALNEKLTFAIPKEDKFKIYVSALTQLSIDNHNYISTTDTRLLRRIVRDSRTRGADARMTIAMWPSVQKGARKHIFSFQEEADVMFNSALVYEFAVLKKYAEPLLREIKPEHPEYVTAGHLLKLLEYFEPLEDEWEIPATSIIREFVGSSCFRVG, encoded by the coding sequence TTGAGGGTTTTCATTAAAGGCATCGGAGAAAGGTCTTACGAGGGTCCCGTTACTTTCCTTGAAATATCCCGGGAAGTTCAGGCGGCCTTTTCATCGCCTGTAGCTGCCGCCGTCATGGGAAACAGGGTTTACGACCTTGAGCACACCCTTACCGGCGATGCGGATATAGAATTTCTGGATCTTTCTACCGAGATCGGCATGAGGATTTACTTGAGGACCCTCGTTTTTATTTTTATAAAGGCATGCGGCGATGTTCTGCCGGGCAGCCGGGTGCACGTGGAGCACTCCATAGGCGATGGAATATACTGTGAAGTGTACTGGAAGGAACCCATCGGTGAAGATGATGTGGAATCGATAGAAAAGAGGATGCGGGAACTGGTCGATAAGGATATACCTATAGTTAAAAGAAGGATGGCCGTCGAAGATGCGGCAATCGAGTTCAAGAAAATGGGATGGGACGACAAGGTAAGAGTGTTGAAATATGTAAAAAAAGATTATGTAGATGTATATGAACTCGACGGTTTGAAAGGCTTTTTTCCCGGCTATCTACTGCCGTCCACCGGTTACGTCCAGTGGTTCAAGCTGAAGTTTTACCTGCCGGGCATCATCCTGCAGCATCCTCGTCCGGAAAACCCGACCGAACTGCCTACCTTTAAGGAACAGCCCAAGCTGTTTAAGGTAATCAGGGAATCCGAGCGCTGGGCCCATATCCTGGGAGTCGCCGACGCCGGAGCGTTGAACGATTACATTACCTCCGGCCGGGCCGGGGAAATTATAAGGATAGCCGAAGCTCTCCACGAAAAGAAGATTGCCCAGATTGCCGACACCATTTCCGAAAACAGGGATATGCTCAGGGTTATACTGATCGCCGGTCCATCGTCGTCCGGCAAGACCACCTTCGCACAGAGGTTGATGGTACAGCTCAGGGTAAACGGATTAAGGCCCGTATCCATATCCCTGGACGATTATTTCGTTGACCGGGACAAAACGCCGCTGGACAGCGATGGAAAGCCCGATTTCGAAGCTCTGGAAGCTATAGATCTGAAACTTTTCAATCAGCACCTCGCTGCCTTAATACAGGGCAAGGAGGTATACCTGCCCAAATACAATTTCATTACTGGAAAGAGGGAATTTCAAAAGTTTCCAGTCAAGATCGACAAGGATCAGCCCATCCTGGTTGAAGGCATACATGCCCTCAACGAGAAACTCACTTTTGCCATCCCGAAAGAGGATAAATTCAAAATTTACGTGAGTGCCCTTACGCAGCTTTCTATAGACAATCATAACTATATCTCAACCACAGATACAAGGCTCCTCAGGCGCATCGTCCGGGACAGCCGCACCCGCGGGGCCGACGCCAGGATGACCATAGCCATGTGGCCTTCGGTTCAAAAGGGAGCCCGAAAGCATATTTTCTCGTTTCAGGAGGAAGCAGACGTAATGTTTAACTCGGCCCTGGTATATGAGTTTGCGGTATTGAAAAAATACGCCGAGCCCTTGCTCAGAGAGATCAAACCCGAGCATCCGGAATACGTGACGGCCGGGCATCTTCTGAAATTGCTGGAGTACTTTGAACCTCTGGAAGACGAATGGGAAATACCGGCCACATCAATAATCCGCGAATTCGTTGGCAGCAGCTGCTTTAGGGTGGGATAG
- the flgK gene encoding flagellar hook-associated protein FlgK — MYSSFFGIEIAKRALFAQQRAQENVSHNVANANTPGYSRQRPVMEATYTKPWAGMYTAAGAVQAGTGVRVADIVRIRDAFADMQYRDENSSLGQWSVQTDILRQVEAVFNEPSDIGVSSVLTQFWQALEELSKNPEAIEIRETVKERAVTLADTVNHVATKLTEILDDINFRISVKVDEVNTLARQIADLNAQIQQMEITGITASDLRDKRDVLLDDLSKLVNINTYEDENGVFTVNVGGAILVKGSDYEVMSFDGADIKWQVYNTPVNIAKGELKGLLELRDQKVKTYLDSIKTFAQTLAGEFNKIHKSGYDLMGDPGEDFFIYNNSLSGSILSVNQSILNDVKKIAAAQDPDAVPGDNRNALKLADLKYMKLTTLGGTLDEYYGSLIARLGIDSQQSIRMTESQEFMVSQLDEQRKAVSSVSLDEEMSRMIMYQHAYNAAARMITAIDEMLDTIVSRMGITGR, encoded by the coding sequence TTGTATTCCAGCTTTTTCGGCATTGAAATCGCAAAAAGGGCGCTCTTTGCCCAGCAGAGGGCCCAGGAAAACGTATCCCATAACGTGGCCAACGCTAACACGCCCGGATACTCCAGGCAGCGACCGGTAATGGAGGCCACCTATACGAAGCCGTGGGCCGGCATGTATACCGCTGCCGGAGCGGTCCAGGCCGGGACCGGGGTCCGGGTGGCCGATATCGTCAGGATAAGGGATGCTTTTGCCGATATGCAGTACAGGGACGAGAACTCGTCTCTCGGCCAGTGGTCGGTCCAGACCGATATACTCCGGCAGGTGGAGGCGGTGTTCAACGAACCTTCCGATATAGGCGTTTCTTCGGTGCTGACCCAGTTCTGGCAGGCGCTGGAGGAACTTTCCAAAAATCCCGAGGCCATAGAAATAAGGGAAACGGTAAAGGAGAGAGCGGTAACCCTTGCCGACACCGTGAACCACGTGGCCACCAAACTCACGGAAATACTAGATGATATAAACTTCAGGATTTCGGTAAAGGTAGACGAAGTCAACACCCTGGCGCGCCAGATAGCGGACTTGAACGCCCAGATACAGCAGATGGAAATAACCGGAATCACCGCCAGCGACCTGAGGGACAAGCGCGACGTGCTGCTGGACGACCTGTCGAAACTGGTTAACATAAACACATACGAGGATGAGAACGGCGTCTTTACGGTTAACGTGGGAGGCGCCATCCTGGTGAAGGGCAGCGACTACGAAGTAATGTCCTTCGACGGGGCGGACATCAAATGGCAGGTTTATAACACTCCGGTAAACATAGCGAAGGGTGAACTGAAAGGTTTGCTTGAACTGAGGGATCAAAAAGTCAAAACATACCTTGATTCCATCAAGACCTTTGCCCAAACCCTGGCGGGGGAGTTCAACAAAATTCATAAAAGCGGCTACGACCTAATGGGAGATCCAGGAGAAGACTTCTTCATATATAATAATTCCCTTTCGGGCAGCATCCTCTCGGTAAATCAAAGCATACTGAATGATGTTAAAAAGATCGCAGCCGCTCAAGACCCGGATGCGGTTCCCGGCGATAACCGCAACGCACTTAAGCTGGCTGATCTAAAGTATATGAAACTGACCACGCTGGGTGGCACGCTGGACGAATACTACGGGTCCCTGATTGCAAGGCTGGGGATCGATTCCCAGCAATCCATACGCATGACGGAGAGCCAGGAGTTCATGGTGAGCCAGCTGGATGAGCAGAGGAAAGCCGTGTCATCGGTCTCGCTGGATGAGGAAATGAGCAGAATGATCATGTACCAGCACGCCTACAATGCGGCGGCCAGAATGATAACGGCCATCGACGAAATGCTGGACACTATTGTGAGCCGTATGGGAATAACCGGAAGGTAG
- a CDS encoding DegT/DnrJ/EryC1/StrS family aminotransferase, producing MQINFLDLKTQYETIKEEIKNVLLAAVESGQYIMGPNVKVFEQEIASYLGVKHAIAVANGTDALVMTLDALRIGPGDEVITSPYTFFASAECISRVGAKPVFTDIDADTLNMNPEEIEKKITEKTKAIIPVHIFGQAADIERIMAIAEKYGLHVIEDACQAIGAEINGRKLGTIGKAGCFSFFPTKNLGAYGDGGLVVTNDDDLAEKIKLLRVHGSRVKYFHTIIGYNSRLDEIQAAILRVKLKHIDAWNEARRQKAKLYNELLQNTPVKTPGVKDEKSHVYHLYTILAPERDELKKYLEQKGIPTGIYYPLPLHLQEAYKNLGYKKGDLPVAEETCEKNLSLPLYPELPEKHIKYIADAIIEYYKKG from the coding sequence ATGCAAATAAACTTTCTGGATCTCAAAACCCAGTATGAAACGATAAAAGAAGAAATAAAAAATGTCCTCTTAGCGGCCGTAGAAAGCGGCCAGTACATAATGGGTCCTAACGTCAAGGTCTTCGAACAAGAAATAGCCTCATATCTTGGCGTAAAACACGCCATCGCCGTGGCCAACGGTACCGATGCCCTGGTCATGACTCTGGACGCCCTGCGTATAGGCCCCGGCGACGAAGTTATCACATCCCCGTATACCTTTTTCGCCTCGGCCGAATGCATATCCCGGGTGGGAGCAAAACCCGTATTCACCGACATAGATGCCGACACCTTAAACATGAATCCTGAAGAAATAGAGAAAAAAATCACAGAAAAGACAAAAGCCATAATCCCCGTCCATATCTTCGGTCAAGCTGCTGACATAGAAAGAATAATGGCCATTGCGGAGAAATATGGCCTTCACGTAATAGAAGACGCCTGCCAGGCCATAGGAGCCGAAATAAACGGCAGGAAACTAGGCACCATTGGCAAAGCCGGCTGCTTTTCCTTTTTTCCCACCAAGAACTTAGGAGCTTACGGGGACGGAGGCCTTGTAGTAACAAACGACGATGATCTCGCCGAGAAAATAAAACTCCTTCGGGTACACGGAAGCAGAGTGAAATACTTTCATACAATCATAGGATACAACAGCCGCCTCGACGAAATCCAGGCGGCGATATTGAGGGTAAAGCTAAAGCATATCGATGCCTGGAACGAGGCGCGAAGACAAAAGGCAAAACTGTATAACGAGCTATTGCAAAACACCCCTGTGAAAACGCCCGGCGTAAAAGACGAAAAAAGTCATGTATATCACCTCTACACAATCCTTGCTCCCGAAAGGGACGAACTTAAAAAATACCTGGAACAAAAAGGCATACCAACGGGGATATATTACCCCTTACCCCTGCACTTACAGGAGGCATATAAAAACCTAGGCTACAAAAAAGGTGACCTGCCCGTCGCTGAAGAAACGTGTGAAAAAAACCTCTCGCTTCCACTTTACCCTGAACTTCCCGAAAAACACATAAAATACATAGCAGACGCCATAATCGAATACTACAAAAAAGGGTGA
- a CDS encoding flagella synthesis protein FlgN, with translation MNFLGAANELVENLKRQLEIYEELLGLSEKKTDILVKGDVKTLGEITEIEQELIVRLGRIEEERIKIVAVIAGGEITVSRLEEKLPDNIKMELGRISGELIEVLAKLRDRNQINEKLIQRALEYINYSIEIIAGVGKEATGYGADGKTAEKETIRLIDKRA, from the coding sequence ATGAACTTTTTGGGGGCTGCAAATGAACTTGTTGAAAATCTAAAAAGACAGCTGGAAATCTATGAGGAGCTGCTAGGGCTTTCGGAAAAGAAAACAGATATCCTGGTCAAAGGTGATGTAAAAACCCTAGGGGAGATAACGGAAATAGAACAGGAATTGATAGTAAGGCTCGGCAGAATAGAAGAGGAGAGGATAAAAATAGTCGCGGTGATCGCCGGCGGAGAAATTACCGTCAGCCGGTTGGAGGAGAAACTCCCGGATAATATAAAGATGGAACTCGGAAGGATATCCGGAGAACTTATCGAAGTTCTCGCAAAACTTCGCGACAGGAATCAAATCAACGAAAAGCTCATTCAAAGAGCTCTTGAATACATCAATTACTCTATTGAAATCATAGCCGGGGTCGGCAAAGAGGCTACCGGCTACGGCGCCGATGGCAAAACCGCGGAAAAGGAGACCATAAGGCTTATCGACAAAAGAGCGTAG
- a CDS encoding TIGR03826 family flagellar region protein: MEIRNCPVCGKVFVFVTRNLCSECAAKEEEEFRKVKDYLYEVPGATMEEISEKTGVSTKKILEFLREGRLILKRENANILLHCEMCGSPILTGRVCEKCAGEMKRKFGIGKTPLNQSGDMKGRIHLSRYQKQKI, from the coding sequence GTGGAAATCAGGAACTGTCCGGTGTGCGGTAAAGTATTTGTTTTCGTGACCAGGAACCTCTGCTCGGAATGCGCGGCCAAAGAGGAGGAGGAATTCCGAAAGGTAAAGGATTACCTGTATGAAGTTCCGGGTGCCACTATGGAAGAAATTTCCGAAAAAACCGGGGTTTCTACCAAGAAGATACTGGAATTTTTAAGGGAAGGGCGGCTGATCCTCAAAAGGGAAAACGCGAACATACTGCTCCATTGCGAAATGTGCGGTTCTCCAATTCTCACCGGACGGGTCTGTGAAAAGTGCGCCGGAGAGATGAAGAGAAAGTTCGGCATCGGCAAAACTCCCCTGAATCAAAGTGGGGACATGAAGGGCAGGATACACCTCAGCCGTTACCAAAAGCAAAAAATTTAG
- the hpf gene encoding ribosome hibernation-promoting factor, HPF/YfiA family, whose amino-acid sequence MKVTVSGKNFEVTPALREYAEKKIGKLGRHFNHLNNDNLEAQVTLHVEKDRHIVEVTIPVNDIILRGEEETQDMYSSIDLVVDKLNRQIEKYKTKLTKALRKNSNKNDAVVESEIPEENEPRIVKVKRFAVKPMSVDEAVLQMDLLGHDFFVFVNAETDEINVVYKRKDGDYGLIVPEML is encoded by the coding sequence ATGAAAGTAACGGTAAGCGGCAAGAATTTTGAAGTGACTCCGGCTCTGAGAGAATACGCGGAAAAGAAGATAGGAAAATTGGGCAGGCATTTCAATCATTTAAATAACGACAACCTGGAGGCACAGGTGACGCTTCACGTAGAAAAAGACAGGCATATCGTAGAAGTTACGATACCAGTAAACGATATAATACTTAGAGGCGAAGAAGAAACCCAGGACATGTATTCTTCCATAGACCTGGTTGTTGATAAACTGAACAGACAAATTGAAAAATACAAGACAAAGCTCACAAAAGCCCTGAGGAAGAATTCCAACAAAAACGACGCTGTGGTCGAGAGCGAAATCCCCGAAGAAAATGAGCCGAGGATCGTCAAGGTTAAAAGATTTGCAGTAAAGCCGATGAGCGTAGACGAAGCGGTACTGCAGATGGACCTCCTCGGGCACGATTTCTTTGTTTTCGTCAATGCTGAAACCGATGAAATAAACGTTGTTTACAAGAGAAAAGACGGGGATTACGGCCTGATAGTCCCCGAAATGCTCTAG
- the fliW gene encoding flagellar assembly protein FliW, producing MLKIKTKYFGQIEIDENKIITFVSGIVGFESLKKFILIDHPGNEQIKWLQSVEEPNFALPLVDPLLFFPDYSPTVSKEYISPLKIQSLADAVVLCVLTVPQDLKVTVNLKAPIILNPIESLADQIIAENPEYKTKHPIKLLSDANEGR from the coding sequence ATGTTAAAAATTAAAACCAAATATTTCGGGCAAATTGAAATCGACGAAAACAAGATAATTACTTTTGTCAGCGGTATTGTGGGTTTCGAGTCGCTTAAAAAGTTTATCCTCATAGATCATCCCGGTAATGAACAGATAAAATGGCTCCAGTCCGTTGAAGAACCTAATTTTGCCCTTCCATTGGTCGATCCCCTGCTTTTCTTTCCGGACTACTCTCCGACAGTATCCAAAGAGTACATTTCTCCTCTCAAAATCCAGTCGCTGGCTGATGCGGTTGTACTGTGCGTTCTAACGGTTCCGCAGGACTTAAAGGTAACCGTGAATTTAAAAGCACCGATTATCCTGAATCCTATAGAGAGTCTGGCTGATCAAATCATTGCCGAAAACCCCGAATACAAAACGAAGCACCCCATTAAGCTGTTGAGTGATGCTAACGAGGGGCGGTGA
- the csrA gene encoding carbon storage regulator CsrA, with protein MLVLSRKKEEKILIGSDIVITIVDIEGDRVKLGINAPPGAKILRAELYEEIKEENRGANGSSYEVLKKLDNIIKK; from the coding sequence ATGCTTGTGCTGTCCAGAAAAAAAGAAGAGAAGATCCTCATCGGGTCTGATATAGTGATTACTATAGTGGATATAGAAGGGGATAGGGTAAAATTAGGAATCAATGCACCGCCCGGCGCTAAAATCCTCCGGGCTGAACTTTACGAAGAGATAAAAGAAGAAAACCGTGGGGCTAATGGCTCTTCCTATGAGGTATTAAAAAAGCTCGATAATATTATAAAAAAGTGA
- the flgL gene encoding flagellar hook-associated protein FlgL → MRVTQSMITEAFIRNLSQNLRRLGKKEDMLASGKKVRLPSDDPVSATLAMRLRDTLLTVEQYTKNTEDAITWLKSTETALANTGEILQRIRELTVYAANDTLSAEEREMVLDEITQLKHQLLQEANASHNKKYLFNGYHTDQAPFYIDAMDGKIKPSVATSETVDYNIGRSNSIQVNVMGNDVFTDIFLTVEDIEQDLLNNDSASLSGRLDQLDNAIDTVLKYRSQIGARINRLEATKTRLEYNNIDYTELLSKTEDVDVAKLIMDLKMEENVYRASLAVGARIIQPTLVDFLR, encoded by the coding sequence ATGCGGGTAACCCAGAGTATGATAACCGAAGCATTTATAAGAAACCTGTCTCAAAACCTGAGAAGGCTCGGTAAAAAGGAAGACATGCTGGCTTCAGGCAAAAAAGTACGGCTGCCTTCCGACGATCCGGTCTCAGCCACGCTCGCCATGAGACTTCGCGATACCCTCTTAACCGTAGAGCAGTACACCAAAAACACCGAGGATGCTATAACCTGGCTTAAAAGCACCGAAACCGCCCTGGCCAATACGGGGGAGATTCTACAGCGAATAAGGGAGCTCACCGTATATGCGGCCAACGATACCCTCTCTGCCGAGGAACGAGAAATGGTGCTGGATGAGATAACCCAGCTAAAACACCAGCTGCTGCAGGAAGCCAATGCGAGCCATAACAAAAAGTATTTGTTTAACGGTTATCACACCGATCAGGCTCCGTTTTATATAGATGCAATGGATGGTAAGATAAAACCTTCAGTTGCGACGAGCGAGACGGTGGACTACAACATCGGAAGGTCCAATAGCATTCAGGTGAATGTAATGGGTAACGATGTTTTCACGGATATATTTCTGACCGTAGAAGACATCGAGCAGGACCTGCTGAACAACGATTCTGCAAGTTTATCTGGAAGGCTTGATCAACTGGACAATGCCATAGACACAGTCTTAAAATACCGCTCGCAAATAGGCGCCAGGATAAACAGGCTGGAAGCCACAAAGACCAGACTGGAATACAACAACATCGATTATACTGAACTGCTTTCCAAGACGGAAGACGTCGATGTGGCAAAACTCATAATGGACCTGAAAATGGAGGAAAACGTATATAGAGCATCACTGGCTGTAGGCGCCCGCATAATCCAGCCCACCCTGGTGGATTTTCTAAGATAG
- a CDS encoding TPM domain-containing protein, protein MDIKKSILTLLFVVLTAVMCLAGFLPAVHAAEPVPARPSELFYVYDYAGLIDEADEAKMREVAKVIDDKSGAQVVVVTVNDLAGRTIEDYALTLFRSWGIGDREKNNGVLILVNKENLLAGRSGRIRIEVGYGLEGAITDGKAGWILDTYALPAFEKGEFSRGIADTFMAVSAEVAREYALDLEQGELSGLSDYVREEGIPFDLILAIIVFIIAAIMVINRGRRAARRWPFDDHGPFWGPFGGGGFGGGFGGGGGFGGGFGGGFGGGGGSFGGGSSGGGGASR, encoded by the coding sequence TAAAAAATCCATTTTAACACTTCTTTTTGTGGTTTTAACCGCCGTAATGTGTCTTGCGGGATTTTTACCGGCCGTCCACGCTGCCGAGCCCGTTCCCGCCCGGCCTTCGGAACTTTTTTACGTCTACGACTACGCCGGCCTTATAGACGAAGCCGATGAGGCAAAGATGAGGGAAGTGGCGAAAGTTATAGACGATAAGAGCGGGGCTCAGGTGGTAGTTGTGACGGTGAACGACCTGGCAGGCAGGACGATAGAAGACTATGCCCTGACCCTTTTCAGGAGCTGGGGCATAGGAGACAGGGAAAAGAACAACGGAGTCCTCATCCTGGTGAACAAGGAGAACCTGCTGGCCGGAAGGAGCGGCCGGATTCGCATAGAGGTGGGTTACGGCCTTGAAGGGGCGATAACCGATGGGAAGGCCGGATGGATCCTCGACACCTATGCACTGCCCGCTTTTGAAAAAGGGGAATTCTCCAGAGGTATAGCGGATACCTTCATGGCCGTTTCAGCCGAAGTCGCCCGGGAGTATGCCCTCGATCTGGAACAGGGTGAGCTTTCCGGCCTCTCCGATTATGTCCGGGAAGAGGGCATACCTTTTGATCTGATCCTTGCTATTATAGTATTTATTATTGCTGCGATTATGGTTATAAACAGAGGTAGAAGAGCGGCGCGCCGGTGGCCCTTCGACGATCACGGGCCTTTCTGGGGTCCCTTCGGCGGAGGCGGATTTGGCGGAGGTTTCGGTGGCGGTGGCGGCTTTGGCGGCGGTTTTGGAGGAGGTTTCGGCGGCGGAGGTGGTAGTTTCGGAGGAGGCTCCAGCGGCGGCGGGGGAGCAAGCCGGTAA
- a CDS encoding DUF6470 family protein, producing MLLYRVDIKFGFGQLGFNIYPGDVKIKTDIINQFNIEKKEPELDNKASLPQITIDSSQCWMEIGYFPPQELAVNFFEDAKNSTLDYIEKKAVEGDMLGAIEKGIQIQDLALSEVFTEKDFNIDFVPKSRPKIRATSAELSFNYRPGHVNVDVGRFPVKFNHYRAAVKAYLEKKPFIDINVVKSGERIDIKL from the coding sequence TTGCTTTTATATCGCGTCGATATAAAATTCGGATTCGGACAGTTGGGTTTTAATATTTACCCGGGAGATGTGAAAATAAAAACCGATATTATAAATCAATTCAATATTGAAAAAAAAGAACCGGAACTAGATAATAAAGCTAGTTTACCACAGATAACAATAGATTCCTCGCAATGCTGGATGGAAATTGGATATTTTCCTCCTCAAGAACTTGCGGTGAACTTTTTCGAGGATGCTAAAAATTCGACCCTTGATTACATTGAAAAAAAGGCTGTTGAAGGTGATATGTTGGGTGCCATAGAAAAAGGAATCCAAATTCAGGATTTGGCTTTATCTGAGGTTTTCACCGAAAAAGATTTCAATATTGACTTTGTTCCTAAGTCAAGGCCGAAAATCAGAGCGACTTCTGCAGAGCTTTCATTTAATTATCGCCCTGGTCATGTAAATGTGGATGTGGGTCGCTTCCCGGTTAAGTTTAATCATTATAGGGCGGCAGTTAAAGCTTATCTTGAGAAAAAACCTTTCATAGATATTAATGTAGTAAAATCCGGGGAGAGGATCGATATTAAACTGTGA
- the flgM gene encoding flagellar biosynthesis anti-sigma factor FlgM → MNINRTGLQGIIKLYETAAREIERKSEKKSGRYLTDRLSLSSDAVEIKRALELASKTGEIRTEKVAELKERIEKGTYNIEGRLIAEKMVEDFLGGKLI, encoded by the coding sequence GTGAATATAAACCGGACGGGCCTTCAGGGTATCATAAAACTCTACGAAACCGCTGCAAGAGAGATAGAGAGAAAATCAGAAAAAAAGTCCGGTAGGTATTTGACCGACAGGCTCAGCCTTTCCTCCGATGCCGTAGAAATAAAAAGAGCTTTAGAACTTGCCTCAAAGACCGGAGAAATAAGGACGGAAAAGGTTGCAGAGCTCAAGGAGAGGATTGAAAAGGGCACCTACAATATCGAGGGAAGGCTCATAGCCGAAAAAATGGTCGAGGATTTTCTGGGGGGAAAATTGATATAA